A window of Hordeum vulgare subsp. vulgare chromosome 5H, MorexV3_pseudomolecules_assembly, whole genome shotgun sequence genomic DNA:
CTGGTGAGTTTGAGGCAACAGAGCCTGGAACCAAGTCTGGGGGTAATGCAATgctgtgatgttgatgtgttgtTGTCATTGGTTACTCTGCTTGCTTGTATTATTAGCAGTTTCTagctgggctctttgccgtctgcttgccaGTTCTTCGTCGTATGTCAACGAACAACAAAAATGTACTGACGGCAAATAATTAATTTGCCATGAGTTCAATTTTTACCATCTGTTTTTTGGAAGCCGACTGCTTACTCTGCTTGCTTGCATTATTAGCAGTTTCTTGCTACTGTTAGTTTCCAAAGTATCATATAAGTTCGATGGAAGATGGAGCTCTGTAAAGTTATGTATTCAAAGTTTGATGTCCGCCAAGTAGTACTTTAAATTTACGTTTTTCATGCTACTAGAAATGATATAAATTACCCTAAGAAAACGAAATGATAGAAACCAGGGATAAATACACGAATTCCAGTGTATCCTTATCATACACGGAAAGCATCGGCTCGTGATCTCGAGCTGCTTGCCATGTGGAATCACTCATAAAACGCCATGCTTCTTTAAAATGAATAGCATATGTCTGCCATTCACAGTAAACACGGTTCGTAACTCAAGTGAGAAATAAAGGGCAATCCTGTTTTGAATAGCATCTTACTCATCATAATAAGCTGTAAATCCAGCTACATTAATACTGTTGGTCGAAACCAAGCTTGTCTTTGTTTCTCAAGCTATGGGTTTTATTTGAAATTTGAAAACACAAAGACATAAGTAGCAGATACAAAGAGCCCTTGTTCTTCCAAATCATCCAACGCAGCCAGCGGCCGAAGCTCTTCTTCAAAGTCTTTCTGGAGGCAAAAGTAGAGAGACCGGTCATTCTTGACGTCATTTGGTCTTCGATGCCACTTGGTCACACCATCGTACCACCACCGACAACCGAGCGCGAGGCTCCATCAGAGGCTGGCATCCGCCCCCATGCTGCACCGTAAGAGACAAAGGCTTGATCAGATGATACGACGAACAGAACAGGCAAAGGCCCCTCAAAATCATTTCATCTTTAGCTGTCCATATCAACCAAACTATACATAGATGGAATGCATCAACGATTGGAGGTACACAAAAACGAAAACTGCTCAGGGTCTTATTAGCAAAGCTTTGACTAGGTTAACCAATTCACAAGCCTAACCAGTGAAAACCATATATACTAGAGCATCCAAACGAAACATACAGGATACAACCCTACTACCATTCACCATTTGAGTTCTCTGGTCAGCTGTCTACTTAATCAGCACCAACATACAGGAAAAATCACAGACTACTCGGGGTTGCCGACAATAAGCCAACTCTGTGGCATGACTCAACAACAGAATAACGTAGCAGTACTACATATCTAGAGACAGAAAACCGGAGAAGGCAAGCAGACCTGAATACAAATATGTATCTACCTAAGCTGAAAATGAGAAGAATAAAGCAACACACTCATGGACGTATTTGGGCGTTCTTGAACTTAAACTACTCAACAATGTAAGCAACAACCCAAAACACTGAAATTCTAGTCAATGGCATGTTTGGTATTCATAACTTGGTGCACGTGTTTGAAAAAACAGTACGATGCTAGTCTGTATGTACCTCCAGTGCAGAACCTCATGTAGGGCATGACCTTTTTGATGTTCCGTTCATGCACCTTGTTGACTCGGCCTGAATTAAGCTCAACTGTGTGCAACCCAAACGGTGTTCTGAGGAAGATGACGCCAACTCGTTCCGCAAAACCAACCGTCCACATGTCCGAGTCCGACATGTCCATGAGGGCACGATGAGGAGGCAACGGCTCAAGCTCGACGACCCTGTGCCGTGCCCATGCCGCAGCTCCTCTAGGACCAGCCTCCATTGACCATAGATAGAGTCTATGACTGAGCACGGACCCAAACAGCAGCATGCCGTCCTCCACACCTAGGAGGTCAAGGAATCCCTTGCCCCTGATCTCTGGCGCCATGATCACAGACAGTTGCTGCTCACGGATGTTGTACTCCACCACACTGTCACCCTCATAACTTTGGACATAGACCTTATTGTTTCCCACCACAGCAGTGCGCCCTCCGGTATCAATTTCAAAACCCGGGGCCTGAATGGAGATAATGTCGCTCCACTCACCAGTCTCCGACGAGTAGACAGTGGCGAGGGTATGGCAGTCGCTTACTTCATCCGCAGAGCCGACCAATGCCACGAAGAAATGGCCGCCATGGCAGTCGAGGTGGTCACACCGGTCTATGGCGCAGAGCACCGTGGCATTGCAGCGCATGctgtcgtcgtcatagtcgtcgaGGTCGTCGCCCGGCCAGTGCATGATGCTGTGACACTTGGGGTCGTCGTCGATTTCCCGCCACTTGTCGGTGACGAGGTCGCAGACATCGAAAGGGGCTTGGTATCCGGGGGCGTAGAGGAGGGCGAGGCCGTGCCGGGAGTCGAGAACGTGGCAGTCTCGGCGGTCATGGGACGCCGGCCGGCGGAAGGTCGAGGTGGGGACGAAGCAGTTGCCGCGGCGGTACTCGTTGTGGAGGAAGCCCAGCATGGGCGGCGCCCCGTGGAACGCGCGGTAGCCGCGGGCGAAGCCGGGGTCGGAGAGGATGCCGCGCCAGCTCCTGCAGACGGCGGCGGCGCGGACGAGGCTCCTGGGGTCGTCCGCCGGAAGGCGCGTGAACACCTCGCGCATGGCGTCGTCAACCAGCGCCGTCGCCATGGGGGCGGCCGGGCGTTGGCGTCGGCCGTCGCGAGTCGAGGTGAGGGCAGAAGATGCGGTGGCGGCTCAAATTAGATCGGAtgtgtggcggcggcggcggcggtcgaGGCGTGACCTAGACCCTACCTGCCCAAACGGGCCGTGTAAATCGGGCCGGCCGATAGCACGCCGGCCTGACACGATACGGGTCTGGCCCGGCATGTTTTAATCGTGTTCGTGCCCGACACGCAGCACGCCTCGGACCATGTCTGGGTTCATAGGCTGGGCACGGTGTCGGACCgttaatttttattttatattttttaaatacatatatatacataataTACAGTCCAATTGACCTAAAAACGAGTCCATGAGGCTAAAGATGTGCGGGCCAACATGTGTTGACCTGTTTAATAACCGGGTCATGCCTGGCATGATACGGATCTGGCCCGGCATGTTTTAATCATACTCGAGCTCGGTACGCAACACGCCTTGGACCGTGCTTGGGCCTGAAGGCTGAACACGCGAGCCGGCATGGCACGGCCCGTTTAATTTTTATTCTATATTTTTAGATTttatactagcaaaagagcccgtgtgttgcaacggaaCAGAAAATAATACACGTtctgaacgcaatatattttcacatggcgtcacatttgtgttgtcgacgatggctttagtgctcacacaatgaaaacgcgtttgaatatacagtcactcggaataagatgagaaatatgttgtttctcccccacGAGGTTTTTCAAATGTATGCATGTgttgttaacgatgttttctttcctctcaatttggttttaatttaatggatgtctattgcaattcgtatcgtcaccggaaagagagaaaaaaaagaccgTGCACTACAAATTAAGTTtgcatcaaaaataatatttaagaagtatccaatagctaaaaataacatcctatttagattctacacatttttaatcaaatttcatatataacatgttaaaaccggagttatggtttaaaagatatagataattttgttttagataaaatgtggattgattaactgaaaagttaggATTTGTTTTGTTAAAATACGAAGGTCAACATTAATTCACTTGTTTACACAAACCTCGTATCAAGAGTTTAGTATACATCATCGTATATTGATTGATTATTGTGCACGATGGGAAATAGGAT
This region includes:
- the LOC123397725 gene encoding uncharacterized protein LOC123397725 produces the protein MATALVDDAMREVFTRLPADDPRSLVRAAAVCRSWRGILSDPGFARGYRAFHGAPPMLGFLHNEYRRGNCFVPTSTFRRPASHDRRDCHVLDSRHGLALLYAPGYQAPFDVCDLVTDKWREIDDDPKCHSIMHWPGDDLDDYDDDSMRCNATVLCAIDRCDHLDCHGGHFFVALVGSADEVSDCHTLATVYSSETGEWSDIISIQAPGFEIDTGGRTAVVGNNKVYVQSYEGDSVVEYNIREQQLSVIMAPEIRGKGFLDLLGVEDGMLLFGSVLSHRLYLWSMEAGPRGAAAWARHRVVELEPLPPHRALMDMSDSDMWTVGFAERVGVIFLRTPFGLHTVELNSGRVNKVHERNIKKVMPYMRFCTGAWGRMPASDGASRSVVGGGTMV